One part of the bacterium genome encodes these proteins:
- a CDS encoding S8 family serine peptidase produces MPKLNLKSFVIAFVFSALIVSLLVLSITEVQLMGRRSLTKEAAISNQILNFVFKDSGVNLLAEGGNGIRVLTGLDTTGAKIDSSQLSTVTGKTSKKTGGDYVQGEILVKFKAKAAVLKPSSQALSRGVGFDKAPVSFEDIDRQDSPKVLVKLHERFPIKTIDKVFKKNFSPKIKKVSSIDISRNYRIIFSKDVSVIAVLQFLNQSSEIEYAEPNFILEATAINDPYYLDQQPPAPERALPAGSGGWNPSYDYQWGLKKINIEPAWDKDSGSQNVVVAVIDTGVDYNHPELEGRVIKGYDFVNDDNNPIDDNGHGTHVAGIIAAVKNNQIGMAGVSNSQILAIKGLNYNGAGTINNLARAVRFAGDNGAKVINASWGGIGSSQTLKEAVDYVNSLGVIFVAAAGNNGADSRRFIPASYRNSLSVGSSDVADQTSDFSNIIGIDFIAPGGNSRSSNPGGDGFRNILSLRAGGTGSSSLTIDNDYLRQAGTSMAAPFVTGSVALLLGQNSSLTSEEIRSILRTSAFKPDEKIWTKERGYGRLDIGRAMSTGGKFNVARIQKPDNFVVDGDQAQITFIAFGNYFSHWVLELGIGLEPTIWTTLEEDSTPKQTPETLVVNISSLPYGDNTLRLRVLSNSPEVPEAEDRLVVSKTPPVKWSFFDPAGSFDFMPTVADINADGRKEVIIPSVIGRVYILKSDGSLKSTISLGDEKLAYLASSPIVADIIPNLPGKEILIMTENKTYSQNKKIRIFSSSGSEYIGDNWPFSFTYTGFWTRMAPFRVEDIDGNGSYEILMAADKVYVLDRFGSPLNSGWPKTLAGDFENSVYAGKFINPKSNQLQVLAINHQGQVFVLDYQGNQITTFNIPAFNQSTPSATISDLDGDGIQELITQYQSSAGMPTETNTDIAVYKPDGTLLWKKTIGIGGFNVNFPVPIVSDLNNDGRKDIITSDADGIWILDRDGNQLTGWPFYNQSNVLNFVTGDADGDTLPEIYFSQSYPPSLGVLDKGLIKFYFPFSSSFLFDAPSVGDIDGDNHLELIINAPFGAPLRVYDLGETKNYRKFNLQWPTYQYNERRLAADGICLKLDCDLNGDGQVNFADYSFMQSCYGKESPLGACRRTDVVCDGSVTLLDFSMLANKCPSIFCPELSCDLNGDGKANKTDGSFFRSCFGKQATGSCKKADVVCDNYITLRDFSLLAQKCIVIFR; encoded by the coding sequence GTGCCCAAACTTAACCTTAAGTCATTCGTTATAGCTTTTGTTTTCTCCGCCTTGATAGTTTCCCTGCTTGTTTTATCGATTACCGAGGTTCAATTGATGGGTAGGCGGTCTTTGACTAAAGAAGCGGCAATTTCTAATCAAATATTAAACTTTGTATTTAAGGATAGCGGCGTCAATCTTTTGGCTGAGGGAGGAAACGGCATTAGAGTTTTAACCGGATTAGATACGACCGGCGCCAAGATAGATTCGTCTCAGCTCTCTACCGTTACTGGCAAGACAAGCAAAAAAACGGGCGGAGATTATGTTCAAGGTGAAATTTTGGTGAAATTTAAAGCCAAGGCAGCCGTTTTAAAACCAAGCTCTCAAGCTTTGTCCCGCGGAGTAGGTTTCGACAAAGCCCCGGTTTCTTTTGAAGATATTGATCGGCAGGATTCTCCAAAAGTGCTGGTTAAGTTGCACGAACGTTTTCCGATAAAAACCATTGACAAGGTTTTTAAGAAAAACTTCTCTCCAAAAATAAAGAAGGTTTCAAGCATTGATATTTCCAGGAACTACAGGATTATTTTCAGCAAAGACGTTTCGGTCATAGCAGTTTTGCAGTTTTTAAACCAGAGTTCCGAGATTGAATACGCCGAACCCAATTTTATTTTAGAAGCCACGGCGATCAACGATCCTTATTATCTTGACCAGCAGCCGCCGGCACCAGAGCGAGCATTGCCGGCAGGCTCTGGCGGTTGGAACCCCTCTTATGATTACCAATGGGGATTGAAAAAAATCAACATTGAACCGGCCTGGGATAAGGACTCCGGCAGTCAAAATGTTGTCGTCGCGGTTATTGATACCGGCGTTGATTATAATCACCCGGAGCTGGAAGGTCGCGTCATCAAGGGTTACGATTTCGTCAATGATGATAATAATCCTATTGATGACAATGGTCACGGAACGCACGTCGCCGGCATCATCGCCGCCGTTAAAAACAACCAAATTGGTATGGCCGGCGTCAGCAATAGCCAAATTTTGGCAATAAAGGGCTTGAATTACAACGGCGCTGGTACCATAAATAACTTAGCCAGGGCGGTTCGTTTTGCCGGGGATAACGGCGCAAAAGTAATCAATGCTAGTTGGGGAGGGATAGGATCAAGCCAAACATTAAAAGAGGCGGTGGATTACGTTAATTCCCTGGGTGTGATTTTTGTGGCGGCGGCTGGCAATAACGGTGCTGATTCCCGCCGCTTCATTCCAGCTAGCTACCGGAATTCTCTGTCGGTAGGTTCTTCTGACGTCGCTGACCAAACGAGCGACTTTTCCAATATCATTGGCATTGATTTTATTGCTCCCGGAGGAAACTCTAGATCATCTAACCCTGGAGGAGATGGTTTCAGGAATATTTTGTCCTTGAGAGCCGGCGGGACAGGAAGTTCTAGTCTAACGATAGACAATGATTATTTGCGTCAGGCAGGCACCTCAATGGCCGCTCCTTTCGTTACTGGGAGCGTTGCCCTGCTTTTGGGACAGAATAGTTCTTTGACCTCGGAAGAGATTCGGAGCATTTTGCGTACCTCGGCTTTTAAGCCAGACGAAAAAATCTGGACCAAAGAAAGAGGCTATGGCCGTCTCGATATTGGCAGGGCAATGTCGACGGGTGGTAAGTTTAACGTTGCCAGAATTCAAAAACCGGATAATTTTGTCGTTGACGGCGATCAAGCGCAGATTACCTTTATTGCTTTCGGTAATTATTTTTCCCACTGGGTTTTAGAATTAGGCATTGGTTTGGAACCGACAATCTGGACGACTCTTGAAGAAGATTCTACTCCGAAACAGACTCCTGAAACACTCGTTGTTAACATCAGTTCTCTGCCTTACGGCGATAATACTCTTCGTTTGAGAGTTTTGAGCAATAGTCCAGAAGTGCCGGAGGCCGAAGATCGCTTGGTGGTTTCTAAAACGCCGCCAGTTAAATGGAGTTTTTTTGACCCGGCTGGGAGTTTTGATTTTATGCCGACCGTGGCTGATATAAATGCCGATGGCCGAAAAGAAGTTATTATCCCCTCAGTGATTGGTAGGGTTTATATTCTAAAATCTGATGGCAGCTTAAAAAGCACGATTAGTCTGGGCGACGAAAAGCTCGCTTACCTGGCTAGTTCTCCGATAGTCGCCGACATAATCCCCAATCTTCCGGGTAAAGAGATTTTAATAATGACGGAGAATAAGACCTACTCTCAAAATAAAAAAATAAGGATATTTTCTTCTTCCGGTTCAGAATATATTGGCGACAATTGGCCTTTTAGTTTTACCTATACTGGATTTTGGACGAGAATGGCGCCCTTCAGAGTAGAAGACATTGACGGCAATGGCAGCTATGAAATTCTAATGGCGGCTGACAAAGTTTATGTTTTAGACCGCTTTGGTTCTCCTTTGAATTCTGGCTGGCCGAAGACCTTGGCCGGCGATTTCGAAAATTCAGTTTATGCCGGTAAGTTTATTAATCCGAAAAGCAATCAATTGCAAGTCTTGGCCATTAATCATCAGGGTCAGGTCTTTGTTCTCGACTATCAAGGCAACCAAATTACCACCTTTAATATCCCTGCTTTTAACCAGTCAACTCCGTCAGCAACCATTAGTGATTTGGACGGCGACGGAATTCAGGAATTGATTACTCAATACCAGTCTTCTGCCGGCATGCCCACCGAGACTAATACAGACATCGCTGTTTACAAGCCAGACGGAACCTTGCTCTGGAAGAAAACAATCGGGATAGGTGGCTTTAACGTTAACTTTCCCGTTCCAATTGTTTCCGATTTGAACAACGATGGTCGAAAAGATATCATTACCAGTGATGCGGACGGAATCTGGATCCTTGACCGTGACGGAAACCAATTAACCGGCTGGCCATTTTATAACCAGAGCAATGTTTTGAATTTCGTGACTGGCGACGCTGACGGCGATACCCTACCGGAAATTTACTTTTCCCAATCTTATCCTCCTTCGTTGGGGGTCCTAGACAAGGGTTTGATTAAATTCTATTTTCCTTTTTCATCATCTTTCTTATTTGACGCGCCGAGCGTGGGTGACATCGATGGCGACAACCATCTGGAGTTGATAATCAACGCTCCTTTTGGCGCGCCCCTGCGCGTTTATGACCTTGGAGAGACGAAGAATTACCGTAAATTTAATCTTCAGTGGCCGACCTATCAATATAACGAGAGGCGTTTGGCTGCTGACGGAATCTGCCTTAAATTAGACTGCGACTTAAACGGAGACGGACAGGTTAACTTTGCCGATTATTCTTTCATGCAAAGCTGTTATGGAAAAGAGTCGCCTCTCGGCGCTTGCCGCAGAACAGATGTTGTTTGCGATGGCTCCGTGACCTTACTCGACTTCTCGATGTTGGCCAATAAATGCCCTTCGATATTTTGCCCTGAGCTTTCTTGCGATCTAAATGGCGACGGTAAGGCAAATAAGACTGATGGATCCTTCTTTAGAAGCTGTTTTGGCAAGCAAGCGACAGGAAGCTGCAAGAAAGCAGACGTGGTTTGCGACAACTATATTACTCTCCGCGATTTCTCGTTGTTGGCACAGAAATGCATAGTGATATTCCGTTAG
- a CDS encoding pyridoxal phosphate-dependent aminotransferase: MAGRILNISKRAKETQFSPIRKFVPLLEEVKKRGIEVFELHIGQPDLPTPKEILREIRSFDGKILAYTPSSGILETRVAWQKYYKSAGISFDVSEIIVTVGGSEAILFAFAAICSPGEEIIVFEPFYANYNGYASMAGIRLAPLTTFAENGFHLPSKKAIEEKINKKTRGILICNPNNPTGTVYGKKELRMIADIAKEHNLFILSDETYREFVYDGKIHCSMMVFADIRDRVILLDSLSKRFNACGLRIGCLASKNKEVIEGATKFAQARLSAPMIEQLAAVPLLEHCREYTKKVAAEYQKRRNTVFKEIEKIPNILCSRQKGAFYAILKLSIKDTDHFAEWLLKEFSFKGKTLLVAPGSGFYATKNLGKDEIRIAFVLSSSKLKQAIRILKKGLERYLSIMV; the protein is encoded by the coding sequence ATGGCAGGAAGAATCTTGAATATTTCTAAAAGAGCAAAGGAAACCCAGTTTTCGCCGATCAGGAAATTCGTGCCGCTTTTGGAAGAGGTTAAAAAGAGAGGGATTGAGGTTTTTGAGCTTCATATCGGCCAGCCGGATTTGCCGACTCCCAAGGAAATTTTAAGAGAAATCAGGTCTTTTGACGGCAAGATTTTAGCTTATACGCCTTCGTCCGGGATACTTGAGACAAGGGTTGCCTGGCAGAAGTATTATAAGAGCGCAGGGATTAGCTTTGATGTTTCTGAAATTATCGTCACCGTCGGCGGCAGCGAAGCGATTTTATTTGCTTTCGCCGCAATTTGCAGTCCGGGGGAGGAAATTATTGTTTTTGAACCTTTTTATGCCAACTACAACGGCTATGCTTCGATGGCGGGAATCAGGCTGGCGCCTTTGACGACTTTTGCCGAAAACGGATTTCATCTGCCCAGTAAAAAGGCGATTGAAGAAAAGATTAATAAAAAGACGCGGGGCATATTGATTTGCAATCCCAATAATCCCACAGGAACTGTTTACGGGAAAAAGGAATTGAGGATGATTGCCGACATTGCCAAAGAACACAACCTTTTCATTTTGTCAGATGAAACTTACCGCGAGTTTGTTTATGACGGCAAAATTCATTGTTCGATGATGGTTTTTGCAGATATCCGCGACAGAGTGATCTTGCTGGACAGCCTATCCAAAAGATTCAATGCCTGCGGCTTAAGAATCGGCTGTTTGGCTTCAAAGAATAAAGAAGTGATCGAGGGAGCGACAAAGTTTGCCCAGGCTCGTCTTTCTGCTCCCATGATTGAGCAGTTGGCGGCGGTTCCTCTTTTAGAGCATTGCCGGGAATATACTAAAAAAGTTGCCGCAGAATATCAGAAAAGAAGGAATACGGTTTTTAAAGAGATTGAAAAGATCCCCAATATTCTCTGCTCAAGGCAAAAAGGGGCTTTCTATGCGATTCTAAAACTGTCGATCAAAGACACCGACCATTTTGCCGAATGGCTTTTGAAAGAGTTCTCTTTTAAGGGAAAAACCCTGCTGGTGGCGCCGGGTTCTGGTTTTTATGCCACGAAAAATCTTGGCAAAGACGAGATAAGAATTGCCTTTGTCCTTTCTTCCTCAAAGCTCAAACAGGCCATCAGGATTCTTAAAAAAGGATTGGAAAGATATTTATCCATAATGGTTTAA